A genome region from Sporosarcina sp. ANT_H38 includes the following:
- a CDS encoding tripartite tricarboxylate transporter permease, whose product MGTLQFLADGFAIAFQWQNLLFAFVGVIIGTAVGVLPGIGPMSGVALLIPVTATITSGMPTEAAASSSIILLAGVYYGAMYGGSTTSILLNTPGESASVVTTLDGYQMAKQGRAGAALAISAIGSFCAGIISLIGLVLLAEPLSNIAIKFGPAEYFSLMLLGLAAVSGLAGKSMTKSLMMTVFGLILGTIGIDAVSGIARFTYNQPILFSGLEFLTIAVGLFALGEVFKTILERDEEDGAIAKINRILPTKQDMKDSAVPIVRGSLLGFFIGVLPGAGATLASFFSYMTEKKFSKHPETFGKGNIAGVAGPESANNAASGGAMIPLLTLGIPGSGTTAILMGALIMYNIQPGPLLFDEHPDIAWGLIASMFIGNLMLLVLNMPLVRVFAKIIQTPKKYLLPIIVAISFFGVYAVQYTTFDLYLLLGCGVVGYLLSKNDFPVAPLVLALVLGPMIENNMRRALTISNGEFSIFYTKPLSLVFIIVAVAWLVIPMLLKLKGRSVIVEEES is encoded by the coding sequence CTGTCGGCGTATTGCCTGGAATCGGACCGATGAGCGGGGTTGCCCTTCTCATCCCTGTTACAGCGACCATCACTTCAGGTATGCCAACAGAGGCAGCAGCTTCAAGTTCAATCATTTTACTAGCAGGTGTCTATTATGGTGCCATGTACGGAGGTTCTACAACGTCCATACTATTGAATACTCCTGGTGAATCGGCATCGGTAGTCACGACGCTTGATGGCTATCAGATGGCAAAACAAGGACGTGCTGGTGCAGCTTTGGCTATCTCGGCTATCGGCTCATTTTGTGCCGGAATTATTTCGTTAATTGGCCTTGTGCTATTAGCAGAACCTCTTTCCAACATCGCCATTAAATTCGGTCCAGCAGAATACTTCTCGTTAATGCTGTTAGGTTTAGCAGCAGTTAGCGGACTCGCTGGAAAATCGATGACGAAATCTCTGATGATGACCGTCTTCGGACTCATACTTGGAACAATTGGCATTGATGCCGTTTCAGGAATTGCCCGCTTTACATACAATCAGCCGATTCTCTTTTCTGGGTTGGAGTTTTTGACGATTGCAGTTGGGTTATTTGCATTAGGTGAAGTGTTTAAAACAATTTTGGAACGCGACGAAGAGGACGGGGCGATTGCAAAAATCAACCGAATCCTCCCCACCAAACAAGATATGAAAGATAGTGCAGTACCCATTGTACGTGGCTCCCTACTCGGATTTTTCATCGGGGTGCTGCCAGGTGCTGGTGCAACACTCGCATCTTTCTTCTCTTACATGACAGAGAAAAAGTTCAGCAAACATCCTGAAACTTTCGGTAAAGGAAACATCGCTGGAGTAGCAGGTCCGGAATCGGCAAATAATGCAGCTTCTGGCGGCGCTATGATCCCTTTACTCACATTAGGAATCCCTGGATCTGGTACAACCGCCATTTTAATGGGCGCACTTATAATGTATAATATTCAGCCAGGTCCTCTACTCTTTGACGAACACCCGGATATTGCATGGGGGCTTATCGCTAGTATGTTTATCGGAAACTTGATGCTATTAGTGCTGAATATGCCACTCGTTCGAGTGTTTGCGAAAATCATTCAAACCCCTAAGAAATATTTATTGCCGATTATTGTTGCCATTTCATTTTTCGGGGTATATGCAGTTCAATATACGACGTTCGATTTATACTTACTGCTCGGATGCGGCGTGGTTGGCTATTTATTATCGAAAAACGATTTCCCGGTAGCCCCATTAGTATTGGCACTTGTATTGGGTCCAATGATTGAGAACAACATGCGACGGGCATTAACCATTTCAAACGGTGAATTTAGTATCTTTTACACAAAGCCGCTTTCGCTTGTTTTCATTATTGTAGCTGTAGCATGGCTTGTTATCCCAATGTTATTGAAACTAAAAGGACGCTCGGTCATTGTGGAAGAAGAAAGCTAA
- the moaA gene encoding GTP 3',8-cyclase MoaA, translated as MEAIVDKLGRPIRDLRISVTDRCNFRCAYCMPKEVFGDDYAFLPKNDLLSFEEIERFAKIFASLGVKKLRLTGGEPLMRRDLPKLVGKLIKIEGIEDIGLTTNGVLLKQNAQPLYDAGLRRLNISLDALDPAIFGELNGRGIKPELVLSAIDYAQKIGFEIKVNMVVQKDVNEGEILPMVAYFKERGITLRFIEFMDVGNDNGWSFEKVVTKKEIYDLICSVHDIEPTEEDYYGEVAKRYRYLDNGAQIGFITSVSESFCSTCTRSRLSSDGKLYTCLFASGGFDLRKLIRDGMTDAELFDAIAGVWERRVDRYSDERTEQTAKNRKKIGMSYIGG; from the coding sequence TTGGAAGCGATCGTTGATAAGCTTGGACGTCCGATTCGAGATCTCCGGATATCGGTAACGGATCGATGTAACTTTAGATGTGCTTACTGTATGCCAAAGGAAGTCTTTGGAGATGATTATGCATTTCTTCCGAAAAATGACCTGTTGTCATTTGAAGAAATTGAACGCTTTGCTAAAATTTTTGCATCATTAGGTGTGAAGAAGCTTCGATTGACGGGCGGCGAGCCGCTTATGCGTCGTGATCTGCCTAAGTTAGTTGGAAAATTGATAAAGATTGAGGGGATTGAAGATATTGGGTTGACGACGAACGGTGTGTTGCTAAAGCAAAACGCACAACCGCTTTATGACGCGGGTCTTCGTCGTTTGAACATAAGCCTTGATGCACTTGATCCTGCTATTTTTGGTGAATTGAATGGCCGGGGGATCAAACCGGAACTGGTCCTTTCTGCTATAGATTATGCGCAAAAAATCGGCTTTGAAATCAAAGTGAATATGGTTGTTCAAAAAGATGTCAATGAGGGAGAAATACTTCCAATGGTGGCTTATTTCAAAGAGCGCGGTATCACGCTAAGGTTCATTGAATTCATGGATGTTGGTAACGATAATGGTTGGAGTTTTGAGAAGGTTGTCACGAAAAAAGAAATTTATGATTTGATTTGTTCGGTACATGATATTGAACCGACAGAAGAGGACTACTATGGTGAAGTCGCAAAACGCTATCGCTACTTGGATAACGGAGCGCAAATCGGATTCATCACGTCCGTTTCGGAGTCCTTCTGCTCGACATGCACGCGGTCAAGACTATCATCAGATGGAAAGTTGTATACCTGTTTATTCGCATCGGGAGGGTTCGACTTGCGAAAATTGATCCGCGATGGCATGACGGATGCAGAATTATTTGATGCAATTGCAGGCGTATGGGAACGTCGCGTAGACCGTTATTCGGATGAGAGAACTGAACAAACGGCAAAGAATCGAAAGAAGATTGGTATGAGTTATATAGGCGGATGA
- a CDS encoding molybdenum cofactor guanylyltransferase → MTKTVGIVLAGGVSRRFGFPKALAKLGDQHFYELAVGALSVCCDEVIIVTRPEYMEHFPSCLKTMTDLAIYAGLGPLAGILSVMESVEADRYAVLPCDMPHVNSQAMTKLLVHHEKGVTGVISDGRYHPLVSIWDGHLKSAVKEALINDQLSVMKLLSSQEAVWITGNNLTDDENRMFMNVNTPEDLEGE, encoded by the coding sequence ATGACGAAGACAGTCGGAATTGTTTTAGCGGGCGGAGTGTCTAGGCGGTTCGGTTTCCCAAAAGCACTTGCTAAGCTCGGGGATCAGCACTTTTATGAACTTGCGGTGGGTGCATTGTCTGTCTGTTGTGATGAGGTGATTATCGTGACACGGCCAGAATACATGGAGCATTTTCCTAGCTGCTTGAAGACTATGACCGATTTGGCTATATATGCAGGACTCGGTCCGCTTGCAGGGATCCTGTCTGTGATGGAATCCGTGGAAGCCGACCGCTATGCAGTATTGCCATGCGATATGCCACATGTCAACAGCCAGGCTATGACGAAGTTATTGGTGCACCATGAAAAGGGTGTTACCGGAGTTATTTCTGATGGAAGATATCATCCGCTCGTGTCGATTTGGGACGGGCATTTGAAGAGTGCAGTCAAGGAAGCTCTAATAAACGACCAACTAAGTGTAATGAAATTACTCTCATCTCAAGAGGCGGTGTGGATCACTGGAAATAACCTGACTGACGATGAAAACCGGATGTTCATGAACGTGAATACACCCGAAGACTTGGAGGGGGAATGA
- the moaD gene encoding molybdopterin converting factor subunit 1 gives MIKVNYFARLRELTGKSDETIDQQSMTVRELLDWAETTYPGFGKETVHVAVNEEYALKEDFVHSGDICAFIPPVSGG, from the coding sequence ATGATTAAGGTGAATTATTTTGCAAGGTTACGTGAACTGACAGGTAAGTCAGACGAGACGATTGATCAGCAATCGATGACTGTTCGCGAACTGCTGGATTGGGCAGAAACTACGTATCCAGGTTTTGGCAAAGAAACCGTGCATGTTGCAGTGAATGAGGAATATGCCTTAAAAGAGGATTTTGTTCATTCAGGAGATATTTGTGCATTTATTCCACCAGTGAGTGGCGGATGA
- a CDS encoding molybdenum cofactor biosynthesis protein MoaE: protein MKQFEIIETPIEPQKYTDYVLHAGAGAVTVFTGHVREWTRGVRTLYLAYEAYVPMAEKKLAEIGAEMEMKWPGVKVAIAHRIGEMHISDIAVVIAVSSPHRKAAYEANEYAIERIKEVVPIWKKEIWEDGEEWIGGQKKYPEKGPEMK, encoded by the coding sequence ATGAAACAGTTTGAAATTATTGAAACACCAATTGAACCGCAGAAATATACGGATTACGTCCTCCACGCGGGTGCAGGTGCGGTCACAGTTTTCACTGGACATGTGCGGGAATGGACGCGCGGAGTCCGCACATTATATTTGGCATATGAGGCTTACGTTCCAATGGCTGAAAAGAAGTTAGCGGAAATCGGTGCAGAAATGGAAATGAAATGGCCAGGCGTGAAAGTGGCGATTGCCCACCGAATTGGTGAAATGCATATCTCAGATATCGCCGTAGTGATTGCGGTTTCATCGCCGCATCGAAAAGCCGCTTATGAAGCGAATGAATATGCCATTGAACGCATTAAGGAAGTCGTACCTATCTGGAAAAAGGAAATCTGGGAGGACGGCGAAGAGTGGATTGGCGGACAGAAAAAGTATCCTGAAAAGGGGCCTGAAATGAAATGA
- the mobB gene encoding molybdopterin-guanine dinucleotide biosynthesis protein B, whose protein sequence is MDTLKTLHIVGFKNSGKTTLIARWVRLLKGKGYSIAVLKHHGHGGQPTMPNSTTDTMQFFDSGAAVSVVAGGGTVQLLLHDEPDFTGLKELAAIAKPDILFIEGYKKEQGKKVVLLRDTEDWGSLSDLEGIQLIIGCPEIATSVSHIESRVDVGQLDSWLFDWVEKEDGDETV, encoded by the coding sequence ATGGATACTTTGAAAACGCTGCATATCGTCGGGTTCAAAAATAGTGGCAAAACGACACTTATTGCAAGATGGGTGCGTTTACTGAAAGGTAAGGGTTATTCGATTGCTGTTCTGAAGCATCATGGACACGGTGGACAGCCGACTATGCCGAATTCCACGACGGATACGATGCAGTTTTTTGATAGCGGCGCAGCCGTTTCGGTCGTTGCGGGTGGAGGCACAGTTCAATTATTGTTGCATGATGAACCGGATTTCACTGGACTGAAAGAACTGGCTGCAATAGCCAAGCCGGATATATTATTCATAGAAGGCTATAAGAAAGAGCAGGGGAAGAAAGTGGTCCTCCTAAGAGACACAGAGGATTGGGGATCGCTGAGCGATTTGGAAGGCATTCAACTCATTATCGGGTGCCCGGAAATAGCAACTAGCGTCTCACATATTGAATCTAGGGTTGATGTTGGTCAGTTGGATTCTTGGCTGTTTGACTGGGTCGAAAAGGAGGATGGCGATGAAACAGTTTGA
- the glp gene encoding gephyrin-like molybdotransferase Glp, which yields MVEMRKPIQVSEAVRLVMEYVHVTEMETISLEHTYGRILAEPIIAKNDVPPFDRSPYDGFAVRADDTAGASGDNRIPFTVIGGIGAGHVADRGIDHGEAYRIMTGAPIPINANAVVMLEQTTEGQDSFTLRKPFVHGENISFKGEDVKEGERLIEAGAFIHPGTIALLATFGYAEVKVAKRPIAGILSTGTELLQVSEDLAPGKIRNSNGPMIAAQLTRMGIGYISYGMQEDDLDACTQTVKNALAETDLLITTGGVSVGDYDYLPKIYERLGAKILFNKVAMRPGSVTTVAVVGDKLLFGLSGNPSACFTGFELFVRPAILGMQSAISPYIPHIQAKLGEDFDKPNPFTRFIRGFWELSPEGIIAVPAGFNKSNAVSSIARGNCLIVLPSGTRDYSAGTDVDILLLGSEQSVGKWIL from the coding sequence ATGGTGGAAATGAGAAAGCCTATTCAAGTGTCGGAAGCTGTCCGCCTTGTCATGGAGTACGTCCATGTAACAGAGATGGAAACGATTTCCCTTGAACATACATATGGCAGAATTCTTGCCGAACCGATTATTGCGAAAAATGATGTACCGCCATTCGACAGGTCACCATACGATGGATTCGCAGTCCGTGCGGATGATACTGCTGGTGCATCAGGCGATAACCGCATTCCGTTCACTGTAATTGGGGGAATAGGTGCAGGACATGTAGCGGACCGTGGGATTGATCATGGAGAAGCGTATCGAATCATGACAGGTGCACCAATTCCAATTAACGCAAACGCGGTTGTCATGCTGGAGCAGACGACAGAAGGACAAGACAGTTTCACGTTGCGTAAACCATTCGTCCATGGCGAAAACATTTCCTTTAAAGGTGAAGATGTAAAAGAAGGTGAACGCCTGATTGAAGCGGGAGCGTTCATTCATCCTGGTACAATTGCGCTGCTTGCGACATTTGGTTATGCAGAAGTCAAAGTAGCAAAACGACCAATTGCAGGCATTCTTTCGACGGGTACGGAACTTCTTCAAGTATCAGAGGATCTTGCGCCTGGAAAAATACGCAACTCGAATGGTCCGATGATTGCAGCCCAATTAACTCGAATGGGAATTGGCTACATTTCATATGGCATGCAGGAAGACGATCTCGATGCGTGTACGCAGACTGTGAAAAATGCGCTCGCTGAAACGGACTTACTGATTACGACAGGCGGCGTTTCTGTAGGTGATTATGATTATCTGCCTAAGATATATGAGCGGCTAGGTGCCAAGATTTTATTCAACAAAGTTGCGATGCGCCCTGGAAGTGTAACGACTGTAGCTGTGGTTGGCGATAAGCTGTTATTCGGATTATCTGGTAATCCTTCTGCCTGTTTCACGGGATTTGAATTGTTTGTTAGACCGGCAATTTTAGGAATGCAAAGCGCTATATCACCGTATATTCCGCATATACAAGCGAAGCTTGGTGAGGACTTCGACAAACCGAATCCCTTCACACGTTTCATCCGCGGATTTTGGGAATTGTCGCCGGAGGGAATCATTGCAGTGCCCGCAGGTTTTAATAAATCAAATGCAGTTTCTTCGATAGCGCGGGGAAATTGCCTGATTGTCCTACCAAGCGGGACCCGCGATTACTCGGCTGGAACTGATGTTGATATATTGTTACTCGGCTCAGAGCAAAGCGTTGGTAAATGGATACTTTGA
- the moaC gene encoding cyclic pyranopterin monophosphate synthase MoaC produces the protein MSELTHFNEQGRAKMVDVSDKAETVRTAIAKSSIIVNELIHSQITEGTNKKGDVFAVAQVAAIMAAKSTSSIIPMCHPIPLTGVNIRFDWNIDEATAHYEVLIEAEVKTKGVTGVEMEALTAASAAALTIYDMCKAAGKEMVIGPTMLLLKTGGKNGDYNRQT, from the coding sequence TTGTCAGAACTCACACATTTCAACGAACAGGGCCGTGCGAAAATGGTCGATGTTTCCGATAAAGCAGAAACAGTCCGAACAGCTATCGCCAAGTCGTCCATAATCGTCAATGAACTAATCCATTCACAAATTACAGAAGGTACAAACAAGAAAGGTGATGTATTCGCAGTTGCTCAAGTCGCTGCTATTATGGCAGCAAAAAGTACATCATCCATCATCCCCATGTGCCATCCGATTCCACTGACAGGCGTTAATATTCGGTTCGACTGGAACATCGATGAAGCAACGGCTCATTATGAAGTATTAATTGAAGCGGAAGTGAAAACGAAAGGCGTGACCGGTGTTGAAATGGAAGCACTCACTGCCGCTTCCGCTGCTGCACTCACGATTTACGATATGTGCAAAGCAGCCGGTAAAGAAATGGTTATTGGACCTACAATGCTGTTGCTAAAAACCGGTGGGAAAAATGGCGACTACAACCGCCAAACGTAA
- a CDS encoding molybdenum cofactor biosynthesis protein B: MSHLNESDKEKKLVFCVLTTSDTRNTSNDRSGWTIREKLESAGHHVFESWICKDDALEIELIVEKWLRNPKVHAIISTGGTGIGFRDVTIETVTPFFTKTIDGFGELFRYLSYTEDVGSKALLSRAAAGVVKEKVFFALPGSVKAVELAMNKLVLPEVHHIVHELTKHLDD, translated from the coding sequence TTGTCGCACTTGAACGAATCAGATAAAGAGAAGAAACTCGTTTTTTGCGTGTTGACGACAAGTGATACGCGTAATACGTCGAATGACCGTAGTGGTTGGACAATCCGGGAAAAGCTTGAGTCGGCGGGTCATCATGTCTTTGAGTCGTGGATTTGCAAGGACGATGCGCTAGAGATTGAATTGATTGTAGAAAAATGGTTACGGAATCCGAAAGTGCATGCAATTATATCAACAGGCGGTACGGGCATTGGTTTCCGTGACGTTACGATTGAAACCGTGACACCTTTTTTCACGAAAACGATTGATGGATTTGGTGAATTGTTCCGATACCTTAGTTATACAGAAGATGTAGGTTCGAAGGCGCTGTTAAGTCGAGCGGCGGCTGGTGTAGTGAAGGAGAAAGTTTTTTTTGCACTTCCAGGATCTGTGAAGGCAGTTGAACTTGCGATGAATAAGTTGGTCCTACCTGAGGTTCATCATATTGTACATGAGCTAACGAAACACTTGGATGACTAA
- a CDS encoding ThiF family adenylyltransferase encodes MENRYSRQTLFKQIGQVGQDKLGSAHVVIIGCGALGSAVSETLVRAGVGKLTIADRDYVEPSNLQRQQLFTEQDAREGVPKVVAAEARLKMIRENIEIVTVLDHVDGPIIELITENADLIMDATDNFETRLLINDIAWKKNIPWIYGACVGSSGTMFPFVPGESACFRCLLPVLPSVNETCDTSGIIAPAVQIAAAYQSAEALKWLTGNKDMLRKKVLHFDAWNNTHAEAGISRMRNEVCKTCGETPTYPALHRTEGAGYAVLCGRDIVQIIPSASRFLTIEDGEKVAKNSGEPYKVTPFFVEFTAEGYRCIVFGNGRLLVHGLKDMKIGRKLYHQLFG; translated from the coding sequence GTGGAAAACCGTTATTCAAGACAAACGTTGTTCAAACAGATTGGACAGGTAGGGCAGGATAAGTTAGGTTCTGCACATGTTGTCATTATCGGATGTGGCGCACTTGGGTCGGCGGTTTCAGAGACACTTGTTCGGGCAGGTGTGGGGAAATTAACCATTGCAGATCGGGACTACGTTGAACCTTCAAATTTGCAAAGACAACAGCTTTTCACCGAACAAGACGCGCGGGAGGGTGTGCCAAAAGTGGTTGCCGCCGAAGCTCGGTTGAAGATGATTCGAGAGAACATTGAGATCGTAACTGTACTTGATCATGTAGACGGGCCGATTATCGAGCTGATTACGGAGAATGCTGATCTTATTATGGATGCGACAGATAATTTTGAAACGCGTTTACTGATAAATGATATCGCGTGGAAAAAGAATATCCCATGGATCTATGGAGCATGTGTAGGAAGTTCGGGGACAATGTTTCCATTTGTACCGGGCGAGTCAGCTTGTTTCCGTTGCTTACTGCCGGTTTTGCCATCTGTCAATGAAACTTGCGATACGTCAGGAATTATTGCGCCTGCGGTTCAAATTGCAGCAGCGTATCAAAGTGCGGAAGCATTAAAATGGTTAACAGGGAATAAGGATATGTTGCGTAAAAAGGTATTGCATTTCGATGCTTGGAACAACACGCATGCAGAGGCAGGGATTTCTCGGATGCGTAACGAAGTATGTAAGACATGCGGGGAAACTCCGACATACCCTGCGCTGCACAGGACAGAGGGTGCCGGATACGCAGTGTTATGTGGTCGGGATATCGTGCAAATCATTCCATCTGCAAGCCGTTTTTTGACGATTGAAGATGGAGAAAAAGTCGCCAAAAATTCCGGGGAGCCTTATAAAGTGACACCATTTTTCGTGGAATTCACTGCGGAAGGTTATCGCTGTATTGTATTCGGTAATGGCCGCTTATTGGTTCATGGATTGAAGGATATGAAAATAGGTCGTAAATTGTACCACCAACTTTTTGGGTAA
- a CDS encoding response regulator transcription factor, with the protein MKIIIADDHAVVRSGFMHILNFQHDMEVIGTAADGLEAYDLVAKLRPDLLLMDLSMPPGESGLIATGKISEDFPETKVLILTMHDDEEYLFHVLKNGASGYVLKNSPDEELLAAIRIVYEGGTYIHPSMATALVGEFLTKDLEGVETDPFKILSKREIEVLPLVAKGYGNKEIAEKLYISVKTVEAHKSKIMEKLQLKGRPQLVEYALRKKFLNF; encoded by the coding sequence TTGAAAATTATTATTGCGGATGATCATGCAGTCGTGCGCAGCGGATTCATGCATATTCTAAACTTCCAACACGATATGGAGGTTATTGGGACAGCTGCTGATGGTCTTGAAGCGTATGACTTGGTTGCTAAGCTTCGTCCGGATCTATTGCTTATGGATTTAAGCATGCCTCCAGGAGAAAGTGGTCTTATTGCGACAGGGAAAATAAGCGAAGATTTTCCGGAAACAAAAGTCCTGATTTTGACGATGCATGATGATGAGGAGTATTTATTTCATGTTTTGAAGAACGGAGCATCGGGCTATGTGTTGAAAAATTCACCGGATGAGGAATTGCTCGCGGCAATTCGTATTGTTTACGAAGGTGGGACATATATTCATCCATCAATGGCGACTGCTCTCGTAGGCGAATTCCTCACAAAGGATTTGGAGGGTGTAGAAACGGACCCTTTCAAAATATTATCGAAACGTGAAATTGAAGTTCTTCCACTTGTCGCAAAGGGGTATGGCAATAAGGAAATCGCAGAAAAACTATATATTTCTGTTAAGACGGTTGAGGCACATAAATCAAAAATCATGGAAAAGCTTCAATTGAAAGGCAGGCCACAATTGGTTGAGTATGCATTGAGGAAAAAGTTTTTGAATTTTTAA
- a CDS encoding PAS domain-containing sensor histidine kinase yields MSEFQLTNLLMKMYDNSAEAIFFFDRMGKVLTMNSAAELILNAEVLDRMAVGDKEAICMSCKGYTNEQELQTCISCYLKSPDEDFSSFQVYMDTRGKGVIPYTASYQTIDAENGIRVFMLRDLTKQYKTQEMLNQKMITKNIIKAQEDERKRISRELHDGVAQEMLSSLVELRVLKYMNIDEEVLKKVLQMEGALMRLLDDIRHLSVELRPATLDDLGMEAAFRTHFKWIEKNYGFSVYFTAELDSKRYEGEIETVVYRICQEAVFNALKYAGTDDLAVRLFEDDGYLKLHVIDKGAGFNLNAIHPKGTGLGLYGMRERAELVDGQTTILSEPGKGTIVSLEIPL; encoded by the coding sequence ATGAGTGAATTTCAATTGACGAATCTGTTGATGAAAATGTATGACAATTCTGCAGAGGCTATTTTCTTTTTTGACCGTATGGGAAAAGTCCTTACAATGAATAGCGCTGCCGAACTCATTTTGAATGCGGAAGTTCTCGACAGGATGGCGGTAGGCGATAAAGAAGCAATATGCATGTCCTGTAAAGGATATACCAACGAACAAGAACTCCAAACATGCATATCATGCTATCTGAAGAGTCCGGATGAAGATTTTAGCTCGTTCCAAGTGTACATGGACACTAGGGGCAAAGGCGTTATTCCTTACACGGCTAGTTATCAAACGATTGACGCGGAAAACGGGATCCGTGTATTCATGCTCCGTGATTTGACGAAACAATATAAAACACAGGAAATGCTCAATCAGAAAATGATTACGAAAAATATCATCAAAGCTCAGGAAGATGAACGGAAACGAATTTCAAGGGAATTGCATGATGGGGTAGCCCAGGAAATGCTCAGTTCACTAGTTGAACTTCGAGTATTGAAGTATATGAATATTGATGAGGAAGTATTGAAAAAAGTGTTGCAAATGGAAGGTGCACTTATGCGGCTGTTAGACGATATCCGTCATCTATCGGTTGAACTTAGACCTGCAACACTTGATGATCTAGGGATGGAAGCTGCATTTAGAACGCATTTCAAATGGATTGAAAAAAACTATGGATTTTCTGTTTACTTTACAGCGGAGTTGGATTCCAAAAGGTACGAAGGTGAAATTGAAACGGTCGTTTACCGAATTTGTCAGGAAGCAGTGTTTAATGCACTGAAATACGCTGGCACTGACGATCTAGCCGTCAGACTTTTTGAAGATGATGGCTATTTAAAGTTACACGTCATTGACAAAGGAGCCGGATTTAATTTGAACGCAATTCATCCAAAAGGTACAGGTCTTGGTCTGTATGGGATGAGAGAACGGGCTGAGCTTGTGGATGGGCAAACAACAATCCTTTCTGAACCTGGAAAAGGGACAATCGTAAGTTTGGAAATACCATTATAA
- a CDS encoding GAF domain-containing protein, with translation MSGQMIFDYQQEIERLRDDFDFDFVGLALVQSVELRFEMKWEFATGNRSNRYRRIVLKTGKGVVGRVFKTGKPFLVEDAEKTLGRKDLYNYPIVVAEGLKSFCAIPLYKYNCVKGVLLVGYRTENKLTQEDFIGFQQVIGPKFGPFYNKEMVGN, from the coding sequence ATGAGTGGACAGATGATTTTTGATTATCAACAGGAAATTGAACGTCTGCGGGACGATTTCGACTTTGACTTTGTGGGATTAGCACTTGTCCAGTCGGTAGAGCTCCGTTTCGAGATGAAATGGGAATTCGCTACAGGAAATCGAAGTAACCGTTATCGAAGAATTGTTTTAAAGACTGGTAAAGGTGTTGTGGGGCGTGTATTCAAGACGGGTAAACCGTTCCTTGTAGAAGATGCTGAAAAGACACTTGGAAGAAAAGATCTTTATAATTATCCGATCGTAGTTGCAGAAGGGTTGAAAAGTTTTTGTGCGATACCTCTTTATAAATATAATTGTGTCAAAGGTGTACTACTTGTGGGTTACCGCACTGAAAATAAGCTGACGCAAGAAGATTTTATAGGATTTCAACAGGTGATTGGTCCGAAGTTTGGTCCGTTTTACAATAAGGAGATGGTTGGAAATTGA
- a CDS encoding ATP-binding cassette domain-containing protein: MFDAHLIKNLPDFKIDVAIKTAKGEVSVLFGPSGSGKTTCLDMIAGLAHPNLGHIRMGENTYFSSTQKPCPTEKRSVGYVMQDYALFPHMTTEKNVQYGMKSPRKTEQALMLLDKFGIRHLRNAYPHEMSGGEKQRTAIARALATKPDILLLDEPLSALDDKARHDALTVITEIQYDLNIPIIMVTHNWAEAEKVATHIYLIEKGRFI, encoded by the coding sequence ATGTTTGACGCACATCTCATTAAAAACTTGCCGGATTTTAAAATTGACGTGGCCATTAAAACGGCTAAGGGGGAAGTGAGCGTCTTATTTGGGCCATCAGGTTCGGGAAAGACGACGTGTCTAGATATGATTGCAGGTCTTGCTCATCCAAACTTAGGCCATATTCGAATGGGGGAAAACACTTACTTTTCATCCACTCAAAAGCCGTGTCCAACCGAAAAACGAAGTGTTGGATATGTTATGCAGGACTACGCGCTATTCCCTCATATGACGACAGAAAAAAATGTTCAGTATGGGATGAAATCACCGAGAAAAACTGAACAAGCACTTATGCTTCTCGATAAATTCGGCATTCGTCATTTGCGAAATGCTTATCCCCATGAAATGTCTGGTGGGGAAAAACAGCGAACTGCCATTGCACGTGCGCTTGCGACGAAGCCTGATATTCTTCTTCTTGATGAACCCCTATCTGCACTGGACGATAAAGCACGTCATGACGCGCTTACGGTTATCACGGAAATCCAATACGATTTAAATATCCCCATTATCATGGTGACTCACAATTGGGCAGAAGCGGAAAAGGTTGCAACACATATATATTTAATTGAAAAAGGCCGTTTTATCTAG